A window of the Lagenorhynchus albirostris chromosome 1, mLagAlb1.1, whole genome shotgun sequence genome harbors these coding sequences:
- the CDH24 gene encoding cadherin-24 isoform X5 — protein MWGLVRLLLTWLGGWSCMGRLAAPAQAWAGSQGAPGPALLRTRRSWVWNQFFVIEEYAGPEPVLIGKLHSDVDRGEGRTKYLLTGEGAGTVFVIDEATGNIHVTKSLDREEKAQYVLLAQAVDRASNRPLEPPSEFIIKVQDINDNPPIFPLGPYHATVPEMSNVGTSVIQVTAHDADDPSYGNSAKLVYTVLDGLPFFSVDPQTGVVRTAIPNMDRETQEEFLVVIQAKDMGGHMGGLSGSTTVTVTLSDVNDNPPKFPQSLYQFSVVETAGPGTLVGRLRAQDPDLGDNALMAYSILDGEGSEAFSISTDARGRDGLLTVRKPLDFETRRSYSFRVEATNTLIDPAYLRRGPFKDVASVRVAVQDAPEPPAFTQAAYILAVPENKSPGTLVGQVSAADLDSQASPIRYSILPNTDPEHCFSIEPEDGTIRTAVPLDREARVWHNLTVLATEVDSSAQASRVQVAIQTLDENDNAPQLAEPYDTFVCESAAPGQLIQVLRALDRDEVGNNSRISLQGPLDPDANFTVRDNRDGSASLLLPSRPAPPRQAPYLVPIELWDWGQPALRSTATVTVSVCRCRPDGSVASCRPEAQLSPAGLSTGALLAIITCVGTLLGLEGTLVPGFSHCLLHLRQKLWPRIPGLSI, from the exons ATGTGGGGCCTTGTGAGGCTCCTGCTGACCTGGCTGGGTGGCTGGAGCTGCATGGGGCGCCTGGCAGCCCCAGCCCAGGCTTGGGCAGGGTCCCAGGGGGCCCCAGGACCAGCACTGCTTCGGACCCGACGGAGCTGGGTGTGGAACCAGTTCTTTGTCATTGAGGAATATGCCGGACCAGAGCCTGTCCTTATTGGCAAG CTGCACTCAGATGTGGACAGGGGTGAGGGCCGCACCAAGTACCTGCTGACCGGAGAGGGGGCAGGCACTGTATTTGTGATTGACGAGGCCACAGGCAATATCCATGTCACCAAGAGCCTGGACCGGGAGGAGAAGGCACAGTACGTTCTACTGGCCCAAGCTGTGGACCGAGCCTCCAACCGACCCCTGGAGCCCCCATCGGAGTTCATTATCAAGGTGCAAGACATCAACGACAATCCACCCATCTTTCCCCTTGGGCCCTACCACGCCACAGTACCCGAGATGTCCAATGTCG GGACATCAGTGATCCAGGTGACCGCTCACGATGCCGATGACCCCAGCTACGGGAACAGTGCCAAGCTGGTGTACACTGTGCTGGATGGACTGCCTTTCTTCTCTGTGGACCCCCAGACTG GAGTGGTGCGGACCGCCATCCCCAACATGGACCGCGAGACACAGGAGGAGTTCTTGGTGGTGATTCAGGCCAAGGACATGGGCGGCCACATGGGGGGGCTGTCGGGCAGCACTACGGTGACGGTCACCCTCAGCGATGTCAACGACAACCCCCCCAAGTTCCCTCAGA GCCTGTACCAGTTCTCCGTGGTGGAGACCGCTGGGCCGGGCACCCTGGTGGGCCGGCTGCGGGCCCAGGACCCAGACCTGGGGGACAACGCCCTCATGGCATACAGCATCCTGGATGGGGAGGGGTCCGAGGCCTTCAGCATCAGCACAGACGCCCGGGGTCGAGATGGCCTCCTCACTGTCCGCAAG CCCCTAGACTTCGAGACCCGTCGCTCCTACTCCTTCCGTGTGGAGGCGACCAACACGCTCATCGACCCAGCCTACCTGCGGCGAGGGCCCTTCAAGGACGTGGCCTCAGTGCGCGTGGCTGTGCAGGATGCCCCAGAACCACCCGCTTTCACCCAGGCTGCCTACATCTTGGCAGTCCCCGAGAACAAGTCTCCCGGGACCCTGGTGGGCCAGGTGTCAGCTGCTGACCTGGACTCCCAGGCCAGCCCGATCag ATACTCCATCCTCCCCAACACGGACCCGGAGCACTGCTTCTCCATCGAGCCTGAAGATGGTACCATCCGCACGGCAGTGCCCCTGGACCGCGAGGCTCGTGTCTGGCACAACCTCACAGTGCTGGCCACAGAAGTCG ACAGCTCCGCACAGGCCTCCCGGGTGCAAGTGGCCATCCAGACCCTGGATGAGAATGACAACGCTCCCCAGCTGGCGGAGCCCTACGACACCTTTGTGTGTGAATCTGCAGCGCCCGGCCAG cTGATTCAGGTCCTCAGGGCCCTGGACAGAGATGAAGTCGGCAACAATAGCCGTATCTCCCTTCAAGGTCCCCTAGACCCCGATGCCAACTTCACTGTACGGGACAACCGAG ATGGCTCTGCCAGCCTGCTGCTGCCCtctcgccccgccccgccccgccaggCCCCCTACCTGGTCCCCATAGAACTGTGGGACTGGGGGCAGCCGGCACTGAGAAGCACCGCCACAGTAACTGTCAGCGTGTGCCGCTGCCGGCCCGATGGCTCCGTGGCCTCCTGCCGGCCCGAGGCTCAGCTCTCACCTGCTGGGCTCAGCACCGGGGCCCTGCTCGCCATCATCACCTGTGTGGGCACCCTGCTTG GTCTCGAAGGAACCCTCGTGCCTGGATTCTCCCACTGCCTCCTGCATCTGAGACAAAAGCTCTGGCCTCGTATCCCTGGCCTGTCAATCTAA
- the CDH24 gene encoding cadherin-24 isoform X6, with protein MWGLVRLLLTWLGGWSCMGRLAAPAQAWAGSQGAPGPALLRTRRSWVWNQFFVIEEYAGPEPVLIGKLHSDVDRGEGRTKYLLTGEGAGTVFVIDEATGNIHVTKSLDREEKAQYVLLAQAVDRASNRPLEPPSEFIIKVQDINDNPPIFPLGPYHATVPEMSNVGTSVIQVTAHDADDPSYGNSAKLVYTVLDGLPFFSVDPQTGVVRTAIPNMDRETQEEFLVVIQAKDMGGHMGGLSGSTTVTVTLSDVNDNPPKFPQSLYQFSVVETAGPGTLVGRLRAQDPDLGDNALMAYSILDGEGSEAFSISTDARGRDGLLTVRKPLDFETRRSYSFRVEATNTLIDPAYLRRGPFKDVASVRVAVQDAPEPPAFTQAAYILAVPENKSPGTLVGQVSAADLDSQASPIRYSILPNTDPEHCFSIEPEDGTIRTAVPLDREARVWHNLTVLATEVDSSAQASRVQVAIQTLDENDNAPQLAEPYDTFVCESAAPGQLIQVLRALDRDEVGNNSRISLQGPLDPDANFTVRDNRDGSASLLLPSRPAPPRQAPYLVPIELWDWGQPALRSTATVTVSVCRCRPDGSVASCRPEAQLSPAGLSTGALLAIITCVGTLLAI; from the exons ATGTGGGGCCTTGTGAGGCTCCTGCTGACCTGGCTGGGTGGCTGGAGCTGCATGGGGCGCCTGGCAGCCCCAGCCCAGGCTTGGGCAGGGTCCCAGGGGGCCCCAGGACCAGCACTGCTTCGGACCCGACGGAGCTGGGTGTGGAACCAGTTCTTTGTCATTGAGGAATATGCCGGACCAGAGCCTGTCCTTATTGGCAAG CTGCACTCAGATGTGGACAGGGGTGAGGGCCGCACCAAGTACCTGCTGACCGGAGAGGGGGCAGGCACTGTATTTGTGATTGACGAGGCCACAGGCAATATCCATGTCACCAAGAGCCTGGACCGGGAGGAGAAGGCACAGTACGTTCTACTGGCCCAAGCTGTGGACCGAGCCTCCAACCGACCCCTGGAGCCCCCATCGGAGTTCATTATCAAGGTGCAAGACATCAACGACAATCCACCCATCTTTCCCCTTGGGCCCTACCACGCCACAGTACCCGAGATGTCCAATGTCG GGACATCAGTGATCCAGGTGACCGCTCACGATGCCGATGACCCCAGCTACGGGAACAGTGCCAAGCTGGTGTACACTGTGCTGGATGGACTGCCTTTCTTCTCTGTGGACCCCCAGACTG GAGTGGTGCGGACCGCCATCCCCAACATGGACCGCGAGACACAGGAGGAGTTCTTGGTGGTGATTCAGGCCAAGGACATGGGCGGCCACATGGGGGGGCTGTCGGGCAGCACTACGGTGACGGTCACCCTCAGCGATGTCAACGACAACCCCCCCAAGTTCCCTCAGA GCCTGTACCAGTTCTCCGTGGTGGAGACCGCTGGGCCGGGCACCCTGGTGGGCCGGCTGCGGGCCCAGGACCCAGACCTGGGGGACAACGCCCTCATGGCATACAGCATCCTGGATGGGGAGGGGTCCGAGGCCTTCAGCATCAGCACAGACGCCCGGGGTCGAGATGGCCTCCTCACTGTCCGCAAG CCCCTAGACTTCGAGACCCGTCGCTCCTACTCCTTCCGTGTGGAGGCGACCAACACGCTCATCGACCCAGCCTACCTGCGGCGAGGGCCCTTCAAGGACGTGGCCTCAGTGCGCGTGGCTGTGCAGGATGCCCCAGAACCACCCGCTTTCACCCAGGCTGCCTACATCTTGGCAGTCCCCGAGAACAAGTCTCCCGGGACCCTGGTGGGCCAGGTGTCAGCTGCTGACCTGGACTCCCAGGCCAGCCCGATCag ATACTCCATCCTCCCCAACACGGACCCGGAGCACTGCTTCTCCATCGAGCCTGAAGATGGTACCATCCGCACGGCAGTGCCCCTGGACCGCGAGGCTCGTGTCTGGCACAACCTCACAGTGCTGGCCACAGAAGTCG ACAGCTCCGCACAGGCCTCCCGGGTGCAAGTGGCCATCCAGACCCTGGATGAGAATGACAACGCTCCCCAGCTGGCGGAGCCCTACGACACCTTTGTGTGTGAATCTGCAGCGCCCGGCCAG cTGATTCAGGTCCTCAGGGCCCTGGACAGAGATGAAGTCGGCAACAATAGCCGTATCTCCCTTCAAGGTCCCCTAGACCCCGATGCCAACTTCACTGTACGGGACAACCGAG ATGGCTCTGCCAGCCTGCTGCTGCCCtctcgccccgccccgccccgccaggCCCCCTACCTGGTCCCCATAGAACTGTGGGACTGGGGGCAGCCGGCACTGAGAAGCACCGCCACAGTAACTGTCAGCGTGTGCCGCTGCCGGCCCGATGGCTCCGTGGCCTCCTGCCGGCCCGAGGCTCAGCTCTCACCTGCTGGGCTCAGCACCGGGGCCCTGCTCGCCATCATCACCTGTGTGGGCACCCTGCTTG CAATCTAA
- the CDH24 gene encoding cadherin-24 isoform X4, with amino-acid sequence MWGLVRLLLTWLGGWSCMGRLAAPAQAWAGSQGAPGPALLRTRRSWVWNQFFVIEEYAGPEPVLIGKLHSDVDRGEGRTKYLLTGEGAGTVFVIDEATGNIHVTKSLDREEKAQYVLLAQAVDRASNRPLEPPSEFIIKVQDINDNPPIFPLGPYHATVPEMSNVGTSVIQVTAHDADDPSYGNSAKLVYTVLDGLPFFSVDPQTGVVRTAIPNMDRETQEEFLVVIQAKDMGGHMGGLSGSTTVTVTLSDVNDNPPKFPQSLYQFSVVETAGPGTLVGRLRAQDPDLGDNALMAYSILDGEGSEAFSISTDARGRDGLLTVRKPLDFETRRSYSFRVEATNTLIDPAYLRRGPFKDVASVRVAVQDAPEPPAFTQAAYILAVPENKSPGTLVGQVSAADLDSQASPIRYSILPNTDPEHCFSIEPEDGTIRTAVPLDREARVWHNLTVLATEVDSSAQASRVQVAIQTLDENDNAPQLAEPYDTFVCESAAPGQLIQVLRALDRDEVGNNSRISLQGPLDPDANFTVRDNRDGSASLLLPSRPAPPRQAPYLVPIELWDWGQPALRSTATVTVSVCRCRPDGSVASCRPEAQLSPAGLSTGALLAIITCVGTLLAARVRLSPSPGGALRGPATPEAGSPDGAGGGGRA; translated from the exons ATGTGGGGCCTTGTGAGGCTCCTGCTGACCTGGCTGGGTGGCTGGAGCTGCATGGGGCGCCTGGCAGCCCCAGCCCAGGCTTGGGCAGGGTCCCAGGGGGCCCCAGGACCAGCACTGCTTCGGACCCGACGGAGCTGGGTGTGGAACCAGTTCTTTGTCATTGAGGAATATGCCGGACCAGAGCCTGTCCTTATTGGCAAG CTGCACTCAGATGTGGACAGGGGTGAGGGCCGCACCAAGTACCTGCTGACCGGAGAGGGGGCAGGCACTGTATTTGTGATTGACGAGGCCACAGGCAATATCCATGTCACCAAGAGCCTGGACCGGGAGGAGAAGGCACAGTACGTTCTACTGGCCCAAGCTGTGGACCGAGCCTCCAACCGACCCCTGGAGCCCCCATCGGAGTTCATTATCAAGGTGCAAGACATCAACGACAATCCACCCATCTTTCCCCTTGGGCCCTACCACGCCACAGTACCCGAGATGTCCAATGTCG GGACATCAGTGATCCAGGTGACCGCTCACGATGCCGATGACCCCAGCTACGGGAACAGTGCCAAGCTGGTGTACACTGTGCTGGATGGACTGCCTTTCTTCTCTGTGGACCCCCAGACTG GAGTGGTGCGGACCGCCATCCCCAACATGGACCGCGAGACACAGGAGGAGTTCTTGGTGGTGATTCAGGCCAAGGACATGGGCGGCCACATGGGGGGGCTGTCGGGCAGCACTACGGTGACGGTCACCCTCAGCGATGTCAACGACAACCCCCCCAAGTTCCCTCAGA GCCTGTACCAGTTCTCCGTGGTGGAGACCGCTGGGCCGGGCACCCTGGTGGGCCGGCTGCGGGCCCAGGACCCAGACCTGGGGGACAACGCCCTCATGGCATACAGCATCCTGGATGGGGAGGGGTCCGAGGCCTTCAGCATCAGCACAGACGCCCGGGGTCGAGATGGCCTCCTCACTGTCCGCAAG CCCCTAGACTTCGAGACCCGTCGCTCCTACTCCTTCCGTGTGGAGGCGACCAACACGCTCATCGACCCAGCCTACCTGCGGCGAGGGCCCTTCAAGGACGTGGCCTCAGTGCGCGTGGCTGTGCAGGATGCCCCAGAACCACCCGCTTTCACCCAGGCTGCCTACATCTTGGCAGTCCCCGAGAACAAGTCTCCCGGGACCCTGGTGGGCCAGGTGTCAGCTGCTGACCTGGACTCCCAGGCCAGCCCGATCag ATACTCCATCCTCCCCAACACGGACCCGGAGCACTGCTTCTCCATCGAGCCTGAAGATGGTACCATCCGCACGGCAGTGCCCCTGGACCGCGAGGCTCGTGTCTGGCACAACCTCACAGTGCTGGCCACAGAAGTCG ACAGCTCCGCACAGGCCTCCCGGGTGCAAGTGGCCATCCAGACCCTGGATGAGAATGACAACGCTCCCCAGCTGGCGGAGCCCTACGACACCTTTGTGTGTGAATCTGCAGCGCCCGGCCAG cTGATTCAGGTCCTCAGGGCCCTGGACAGAGATGAAGTCGGCAACAATAGCCGTATCTCCCTTCAAGGTCCCCTAGACCCCGATGCCAACTTCACTGTACGGGACAACCGAG ATGGCTCTGCCAGCCTGCTGCTGCCCtctcgccccgccccgccccgccaggCCCCCTACCTGGTCCCCATAGAACTGTGGGACTGGGGGCAGCCGGCACTGAGAAGCACCGCCACAGTAACTGTCAGCGTGTGCCGCTGCCGGCCCGATGGCTCCGTGGCCTCCTGCCGGCCCGAGGCTCAGCTCTCACCTGCTGGGCTCAGCACCGGGGCCCTGCTCGCCATCATCACCTGTGTGGGCACCCTGCTTG CGGCCCGTGTGCgcctctcccccagccctggtGGTGCTCTTCGTGGCCCTGCGACGCCAGAAGCAGGAAGCCCTGATGGTGCTGGAGGAGGAGGACGTGCGTGA